The following coding sequences are from one Salinicoccus sp. Bachu38 window:
- a CDS encoding metal-dependent hydrolase family protein — MEKLFIKNVNLIDGTGSELVKNTNVLVEDGRFKAIDAEESAAEGAEVLDGAGQYMLPGMIDAHVHMMTEFKPLEERLVTPFSYNFYAAMEYLNRTLNAGVTTVRDALGSDLGLKKAIEDGLVKGPRMQISVNALTITGGHGDGFNYSGVVTDLMQPHPGMPHGICDGVEEVRKKTREMLRAGADIIKVHATGGVSSPTDHPKFTQFSLEELKVIVEEAKFRNGVKVMAHAQGLEGVRQCVEAGIHSIEHGIFLDDEVCGMMKDQGTYLVPTLLAPVSVLEFAEELGMAKTAVEKSEEVIEIHKESFTRAYKAGVKIAMGTDAGVFKHGTNLRELELMVECGMTPIDAITASTKTAAECMGYTDIGLVKEGYVADFIFSKENPLENIGALKDNDNIKVVAKEGVVYKNIIGE, encoded by the coding sequence ATGGAAAAGCTTTTCATTAAGAATGTCAATCTGATAGACGGTACGGGTTCGGAACTGGTCAAAAATACGAATGTGCTTGTGGAGGATGGCCGGTTCAAGGCAATCGATGCCGAGGAATCCGCAGCAGAGGGTGCAGAAGTGCTGGACGGCGCGGGGCAGTACATGCTCCCGGGCATGATCGATGCACACGTACACATGATGACGGAATTCAAACCGCTGGAAGAACGGCTCGTCACTCCGTTCTCCTATAACTTCTATGCTGCGATGGAATACCTGAACCGGACGCTCAATGCAGGTGTGACGACGGTAAGGGACGCCCTCGGCAGCGACCTCGGTCTGAAGAAGGCGATAGAGGATGGGCTGGTCAAGGGGCCGCGCATGCAGATCAGTGTGAATGCACTGACGATTACAGGTGGCCATGGAGATGGCTTCAACTATTCGGGCGTCGTGACGGACCTCATGCAGCCGCATCCGGGCATGCCGCACGGCATCTGTGATGGTGTGGAGGAAGTGCGCAAGAAGACGCGTGAGATGCTGCGGGCGGGTGCCGACATCATCAAGGTGCACGCCACAGGCGGCGTATCGAGCCCGACCGATCATCCGAAGTTCACCCAGTTCTCGCTCGAAGAACTGAAGGTCATCGTGGAGGAGGCGAAATTCCGAAACGGCGTCAAAGTCATGGCCCATGCCCAGGGCTTGGAAGGTGTGAGGCAGTGTGTGGAAGCGGGCATCCATTCCATCGAGCATGGCATATTCCTCGATGATGAAGTATGCGGCATGATGAAGGATCAGGGTACATACCTCGTTCCGACACTGCTTGCACCGGTCTCCGTGCTCGAATTCGCCGAGGAGCTCGGGATGGCGAAGACTGCCGTCGAGAAATCCGAGGAAGTCATCGAAATCCACAAGGAAAGCTTCACACGGGCATATAAGGCCGGAGTCAAGATCGCCATGGGTACAGATGCGGGCGTGTTCAAGCATGGCACAAACCTGAGGGAGCTTGAACTGATGGTCGAATGCGGCATGACACCGATCGATGCCATCACCGCTTCAACAAAGACGGCTGCAGAATGCATGGGATATACGGATATCGGTCTGGTCAAAGAGGGCTATGTTGCCGACTTC
- a CDS encoding pyruvate kinase — translation MDRKHVLPLLEEVMEIRASVEQEGDWLFDEWDRRPIRDAYRNSARNLAYYMAFRKKDMRELQEKLIPWGVSSLGRLEADVLGTLNAVTRTLGYIADEDVGEVDYRSSDSFLERNLALRRNSDNIFGPPRNGRDTRILVTMPTAAGSDYELVRTLITSGMNMARINCAHDDEETWSGMIGNIREAEEQTGLDCRILMDISGPKIRTKHLLTSMRNPKLGVGERFLLSGAESMTLPKDVEIALNTSVPEVIEKMEPGQKIKIDDGHIEAEAVEKTDSGIICEVERTVKEGGVKVKTEKGINLPDLDFKLPVLTKKDLKDLDFATRHADAIAFSFIKDTEDIDLIEEALAERLPEDRKDTPSIAKIETPEGIRNLPDIIQRAAGARPFGVMLARGDLAVEIGYERLSEIQEELLWICEAAHVPVVWATQVVESLVKTGIPTRSEISDVVAGSRSECIMLNKGEYIADGVQVVSEILEKFEDHHYKKTAMLRALGIANHTFDNKE, via the coding sequence ATGGACAGGAAGCATGTACTCCCGCTGCTCGAGGAAGTCATGGAGATCAGGGCTTCTGTAGAGCAGGAGGGCGACTGGCTGTTTGATGAATGGGACAGGAGGCCCATCCGTGACGCGTATAGGAACAGCGCCAGAAATCTGGCTTATTATATGGCTTTCCGCAAGAAGGACATGAGGGAACTGCAGGAAAAATTGATTCCGTGGGGCGTATCTTCACTGGGGCGCCTGGAAGCGGATGTGCTCGGGACGCTGAACGCCGTTACACGCACACTTGGCTACATCGCGGATGAAGATGTCGGGGAGGTCGACTACCGCTCCTCCGACTCCTTTCTGGAGCGCAATCTGGCACTGAGGAGGAATTCGGACAATATTTTCGGGCCGCCGAGGAACGGCAGGGATACACGCATCCTTGTAACGATGCCAACGGCCGCCGGAAGTGACTATGAACTGGTCAGGACCCTCATCACATCCGGCATGAACATGGCCCGTATAAACTGTGCCCATGACGATGAAGAGACATGGTCGGGCATGATCGGGAACATCAGGGAAGCAGAAGAGCAGACAGGGCTCGACTGCCGCATACTGATGGATATCAGCGGTCCCAAAATTCGCACGAAGCATCTACTGACCTCGATGCGAAACCCGAAGCTCGGGGTGGGGGAGCGCTTCCTGCTCTCCGGTGCGGAATCGATGACGCTGCCGAAGGATGTTGAAATCGCGCTCAATACTTCCGTGCCGGAAGTGATCGAAAAGATGGAGCCGGGACAGAAGATAAAGATCGATGACGGGCATATCGAAGCTGAAGCGGTGGAGAAGACGGACTCCGGCATCATATGTGAAGTGGAGCGGACGGTGAAGGAAGGCGGTGTAAAGGTGAAGACGGAGAAGGGCATCAATCTGCCCGACCTCGACTTCAAGCTGCCTGTCCTGACGAAAAAGGACCTTAAGGATCTGGATTTCGCGACCCGTCATGCCGATGCCATCGCATTTTCCTTCATCAAGGATACTGAAGATATCGATCTCATTGAAGAAGCCCTGGCAGAGCGGCTGCCTGAAGACAGGAAGGATACACCGAGCATCGCAAAGATAGAAACGCCGGAAGGCATCAGGAATCTGCCTGATATCATACAGCGTGCAGCAGGTGCAAGGCCATTCGGCGTCATGCTGGCACGCGGCGACCTCGCGGTCGAAATCGGCTACGAACGGCTGAGCGAGATCCAGGAAGAGCTGCTCTGGATATGCGAAGCGGCCCATGTGCCTGTCGTATGGGCGACGCAGGTGGTGGAATCGCTTGTGAAGACGGGCATACCGACGCGCTCCGAAATCTCGGATGTGGTGGCCGGTTCGCGCTCCGAGTGCATCATGCTGAACAAGGGTGAATATATCGCCGATGGCGTCCAGGTGGTCTCGGAAATCCTGGAGAAGTTCGAGGATCACCACTACAAGAAGACGGCGATGCTCCGGGCACTCGGCATTGCCAATCATACGTTCGACAATAAGGAATAG
- a CDS encoding HelD family protein, protein MKILSFEEEARHLTFIVDFLKIFNADLETRQNRTAQGILDTRYDINENISNVVDFADGNVMEFVQMLPEIRRTEMNYNYIETMRERTERMIPKPYFGKITVDGEPIYIGTGTIKNRDNDILIYDWRTPVASLFYENRTGDLSYRIPDGSRIDATVEQRRQFIIEDGALLNMFDSDVYIGDEILQRMITDSSQSKLKNIVSTIQQEQNDIIRLPLSQDTLVYGPPGSGKTSLAMQRIAFLLYQHKETLDPENILLISPNEVFNDYLSDVLPELGENHVRNTTFYRLISQFPYFKGRNFEHVYDNIKRLRENDEGHDIYEFKNSLEYFKSLHGFMKHLETDGMEFRTLQGENGLFYSKEQLVHVFYNELGDHPISRRLSKMQERLLSLYTEEVKRLTNEKYTELRDSNKYIGEAHELKKEAHDFAKKQLKTVHRQVALFRFVHFEKLYVKSIYDKKFRNRTVRSVKENDFKYEDIAPMLYMYIHLLGKNDRQIQHVLIDEVQDYSNIQYYVMRHYYRKATFTSLGDPNQQIHPGRKDALVAKNHVQKRLERSYRSTNQINAFLNSIIPGSIQSASVDGDEVQKLHTDDEIGHVREVLRSGEYPQVAIITPSRDAADHYYAQLKDEFPHMKNLGETDTLYNQSFIILPYYLSKGFEYNTVILTDAQSYSDSKHILYVLASRATRHLHLLNPTE, encoded by the coding sequence ATGAAAATTCTATCATTTGAAGAAGAAGCCCGGCACCTGACCTTCATCGTCGATTTTCTCAAAATATTCAATGCCGACCTGGAAACGAGGCAGAACCGCACGGCCCAGGGCATACTGGATACAAGATACGACATCAATGAAAACATCTCCAATGTCGTCGATTTTGCCGATGGCAACGTCATGGAGTTCGTCCAGATGCTGCCGGAAATCAGAAGAACCGAAATGAACTACAATTATATAGAGACGATGCGTGAACGCACAGAACGCATGATACCGAAACCCTATTTCGGCAAGATCACCGTCGATGGGGAGCCGATCTATATCGGCACCGGCACAATAAAGAACCGCGACAATGACATACTGATCTATGACTGGCGTACGCCGGTCGCAAGCCTGTTCTATGAAAACAGGACCGGCGACCTGTCATACCGCATTCCGGATGGCAGCAGGATAGATGCAACCGTCGAACAGAGGCGCCAGTTCATCATCGAAGACGGCGCCCTCCTCAACATGTTCGACAGCGATGTATATATTGGTGATGAGATCCTGCAGCGCATGATCACCGACTCCTCCCAGTCGAAGCTCAAAAACATCGTCTCGACCATCCAGCAGGAGCAGAATGACATCATCCGCCTCCCGCTTTCCCAGGATACGCTGGTCTATGGGCCGCCCGGCAGCGGAAAAACTTCCCTTGCCATGCAGCGGATTGCATTTCTGCTGTACCAGCACAAGGAGACCCTCGATCCGGAGAACATACTGCTCATTTCGCCGAATGAAGTGTTCAACGACTATCTGTCCGATGTCCTGCCGGAGCTTGGCGAAAACCACGTGCGGAACACGACGTTCTACCGCCTCATCTCACAATTCCCCTACTTCAAGGGAAGGAACTTCGAGCATGTCTATGACAACATCAAACGCCTGAGGGAAAATGATGAAGGGCATGACATCTATGAATTCAAGAATTCCCTCGAGTACTTCAAATCCCTCCATGGCTTCATGAAGCATCTTGAGACCGACGGCATGGAGTTCAGGACCCTGCAGGGCGAGAATGGACTGTTCTACAGCAAGGAACAGCTGGTCCACGTCTTCTATAATGAACTTGGCGACCATCCCATAAGCAGGAGGCTCTCGAAGATGCAGGAAAGGCTGCTCAGCCTGTATACCGAGGAAGTCAAAAGACTGACGAATGAAAAGTACACGGAACTGCGCGACAGCAACAAGTACATCGGCGAGGCGCATGAACTCAAGAAAGAGGCACATGATTTTGCCAAAAAGCAGCTGAAGACCGTGCACCGCCAGGTCGCCCTGTTCCGGTTCGTCCACTTTGAAAAACTGTATGTAAAGTCGATATACGATAAGAAGTTCCGCAACCGGACCGTGCGCTCCGTCAAGGAGAATGATTTCAAGTATGAGGACATCGCACCAATGCTCTATATGTACATCCACCTCCTCGGCAAAAATGACAGGCAGATCCAGCATGTACTGATCGATGAGGTCCAGGACTATTCGAACATCCAATACTATGTCATGCGCCATTACTATAGGAAGGCGACGTTCACGAGCCTCGGCGACCCGAACCAGCAGATCCACCCCGGCAGGAAGGATGCCCTGGTCGCCAAAAACCATGTCCAGAAAAGGCTCGAGCGCTCCTACCGGTCCACCAACCAGATCAATGCATTCCTGAACAGCATCATCCCTGGTTCCATACAGTCCGCTTCCGTCGATGGGGATGAGGTGCAAAAATTGCACACCGACGACGAAATCGGCCATGTCAGAGAGGTGCTCCGCTCCGGAGAGTACCCGCAGGTCGCCATCATCACCCCTTCAAGAGACGCAGCCGACCACTATTACGCACAGCTGAAGGATGAGTTTCCGCACATGAAGAATCTCGGGGAGACGGATACACTGTACAACCAGTCGTTCATCATCCTGCCCTACTACCTGTCAAAAGGGTTCGAATACAACACGGTGATCCTGACGGATGCACAGTCCTACAGCGATTCGAAGCATATACTGTATGTGCTCGCCTCCCGCGCCACGCGGCATCTCCACCTGCTCAACCCGACTGAATAG